One genomic region from Candidatus Caldarchaeum subterraneum encodes:
- a CDS encoding conserved hypothetical protein (QueT transporter): protein MAAAIVFAGLYAAGVIALPGISFEIIQVRVSDALLPLAIVFGMPAVVGVTVGTFIANLFSPFGPLDLLGGTLTNLVATYVGWKMARNFVFRGSWMFVAVFQTLVVTFIVGSYLYVLIGVPPTPVLGVVVPGIVFSWLGVLGGSVISIIVIGYPLTKAVARYLAAEARYVR from the coding sequence AATAGCTCTGCCTGGAATTAGCTTCGAGATTATTCAGGTGAGAGTTTCCGACGCGCTTCTTCCTTTAGCCATCGTTTTCGGGATGCCCGCCGTCGTCGGTGTCACCGTGGGCACGTTCATCGCCAACCTGTTCAGCCCCTTCGGCCCCCTAGACCTTCTCGGAGGCACGTTAACAAACCTTGTCGCGACCTATGTTGGCTGGAAAATGGCCCGCAACTTTGTCTTCCGAGGCTCTTGGATGTTTGTCGCTGTTTTCCAAACCCTTGTGGTCACATTCATCGTAGGCTCCTACCTCTACGTGTTGATCGGTGTGCCTCCCACACCTGTGCTGGGGGTGGTTGTGCCGGGGATTGTCTTCTCATGGCTCGGCGTGTTAGGCGGCTCGGTTATCAGCATCATAGTCATCGGCTACCCCTTGACAAAAGCGGTTGCAAGGTATCTCGCGGCTGAGGCCCGATATGTCCGATGA
- a CDS encoding ATP-dependent DNA ligase encodes MLFRELADFYERLEATTKRLEMTDILAELLSKTPPDIIDKVVYMTLGEIYPAYRGLELGVAEKLALRVVKQVTGAHEKEVDEAYARHGDVGNAAMVLLRKKPQTTLFAQELTVQDVYTAFEKIARSTGPGAVDVKMSILAGLLAQASPVEAKHILRMVTGNMRLGVADMTILDALAKAFGGEREVYERAYNLSSDIGLVALTAAREGPEGVRRFRVRVGIPVRCMLAERLASAEEILEKVGGRGFAEYKYDGERMQIHKSGQTVVIFSRRQENITSQYPDVVEMVTRGVSAKEAILECEAVPLDPETGETLPFQELMHRKRKKEIEKAAEEYPVALYFFDILYVDGEDLTTQPLPIRRKRLEEIVVESERMKLSTGRMVETPEEVEKFFAEAVEAGCEGLMIKSVDEESVYRAGARGWQWIKLKRDYRSEMIDTVDLVVVGAFHGRGRRKGRYGALLMAVYNPEKDVFQTVCKVGSGFKDVDLETLTERVNRLRLDAKHPRVEALMEPDIWVQPSLVLEIIGAEVTLSPVHTCAWDVVKQGYGLGIRFPRFTGRVRDDKKPEDATTDSEIVEMYRSQLKKIEAE; translated from the coding sequence ATGCTTTTCCGCGAACTCGCTGACTTTTACGAGCGGCTTGAGGCTACGACGAAGAGGCTTGAGATGACGGATATTTTGGCGGAGCTTTTGTCCAAGACGCCGCCAGACATCATTGACAAGGTTGTTTACATGACTTTGGGGGAGATTTACCCGGCCTATCGTGGGCTGGAGCTGGGTGTCGCGGAGAAGCTTGCGCTGAGGGTGGTAAAGCAGGTTACTGGGGCTCATGAGAAAGAGGTAGATGAAGCATATGCGAGACACGGTGACGTGGGAAACGCCGCCATGGTGCTGCTGCGGAAGAAGCCGCAGACAACGCTTTTCGCACAGGAGCTGACGGTTCAAGATGTCTACACGGCTTTCGAGAAGATTGCGCGTTCAACGGGGCCCGGGGCGGTGGATGTTAAAATGTCTATCTTGGCTGGGTTGTTGGCGCAGGCGTCGCCGGTGGAGGCCAAGCACATTCTCCGTATGGTCACGGGCAACATGAGGCTGGGTGTCGCGGACATGACTATTCTCGACGCCTTGGCCAAGGCGTTTGGCGGCGAGCGGGAGGTCTATGAGAGAGCATACAATCTGAGCAGCGACATCGGCCTCGTTGCCTTGACGGCGGCCAGAGAGGGGCCCGAGGGGGTTCGGAGATTCAGAGTAAGGGTTGGCATACCTGTTAGATGCATGCTGGCGGAGAGGCTTGCCAGCGCTGAGGAGATTCTCGAGAAAGTTGGTGGACGCGGGTTCGCAGAATACAAGTATGACGGTGAAAGGATGCAGATACACAAGTCTGGTCAAACTGTTGTCATCTTCTCACGTCGGCAGGAGAACATCACCAGCCAGTATCCCGATGTCGTCGAGATGGTGACGAGAGGTGTTTCGGCGAAAGAGGCCATACTCGAGTGCGAAGCTGTTCCGCTTGACCCCGAGACAGGTGAAACACTTCCCTTCCAAGAACTCATGCATCGGAAGAGGAAGAAGGAGATAGAGAAGGCCGCCGAAGAATATCCAGTGGCCTTGTATTTCTTTGACATCCTCTACGTCGACGGCGAAGACCTCACCACTCAGCCTCTGCCTATCCGCAGGAAAAGGCTTGAGGAGATTGTTGTGGAGAGCGAGCGCATGAAGCTAAGCACGGGCAGGATGGTTGAGACACCTGAGGAGGTTGAGAAGTTTTTCGCCGAAGCTGTTGAGGCTGGCTGCGAAGGGTTGATGATAAAATCGGTTGATGAGGAGAGTGTTTACAGGGCTGGGGCCCGTGGATGGCAGTGGATTAAGCTGAAGCGTGATTATCGGAGCGAGATGATTGACACCGTCGACCTCGTCGTGGTCGGCGCCTTCCACGGACGCGGGAGACGAAAGGGCCGCTACGGCGCACTGCTAATGGCTGTCTATAATCCGGAGAAGGATGTATTCCAGACGGTTTGTAAAGTTGGCTCAGGGTTCAAGGACGTGGACCTCGAAACATTGACAGAGAGGGTTAACAGGCTACGGCTCGACGCCAAGCATCCACGGGTAGAGGCCCTAATGGAGCCGGACATCTGGGTTCAGCCGAGTCTCGTCCTCGAGATAATAGGGGCCGAAGTAACGCTCAGCCCCGTGCATACATGTGCTTGGGATGTGGTCAAGCAGGGCTATGGGCTGGGGATTAGGTTTCCACGGTTCACGGGCAGGGTGCGAGACGACAAGAAGCCCGAGGACGCGACAACAGACAGCGAAATAGTCGAGATGTACCGGAGCCAGCTGAAGAAGATTGAGGCAGAGTGA
- a CDS encoding transcriptional regulator, TrmB-like (sugar-specific transcriptional regulator), with protein MSDEPGFSVSEKVRRSLQDLGLTDYEVRAYIALVEHGPMTASEISDLKMIPYSKIYEVLGSLEEKGFIVTQSGRPARYVPKSPDTAVENLVKKIEKNMRQLSETVVRELMPVYEKRGVREKPDIWILRGSESIAEKIREVVLRCENELLVAAPTLSRETAENLRKLILSVRARDGKVQVMASNNVNPSLLKVLAEVAEVRVREQMFGGGIISDNREVVIVFAEDDESMIAIWSDHIGLAKFAKNYFEYLWRESTPFKPRQSKN; from the coding sequence ATGTCCGATGAGCCAGGCTTTTCGGTAAGCGAAAAAGTTAGACGCTCTCTACAGGACCTTGGGCTGACGGATTACGAGGTCAGGGCTTACATAGCCTTGGTCGAACACGGTCCTATGACCGCGAGCGAGATAAGCGACCTCAAGATGATACCCTACTCAAAAATCTACGAGGTTCTGGGCTCGCTGGAGGAGAAGGGATTCATAGTGACCCAGTCAGGTAGGCCGGCCCGCTATGTTCCGAAGTCACCCGACACAGCCGTCGAAAACCTCGTCAAAAAAATCGAGAAAAACATGAGGCAGCTCTCTGAGACTGTTGTCCGCGAGCTTATGCCTGTTTATGAGAAACGCGGTGTAAGGGAGAAGCCCGACATCTGGATACTGAGAGGCAGCGAAAGCATAGCCGAGAAAATACGTGAAGTGGTGCTGCGTTGTGAAAATGAGCTGCTTGTCGCAGCCCCAACACTTAGCAGGGAAACAGCGGAGAACCTGCGCAAACTAATCCTCTCAGTCAGGGCCCGTGACGGAAAAGTGCAGGTCATGGCATCAAACAACGTTAACCCGTCTCTTCTCAAGGTTTTGGCTGAGGTGGCTGAGGTGAGGGTTAGAGAGCAGATGTTCGGAGGAGGCATCATCTCCGACAACAGAGAGGTCGTAATCGTCTTCGCCGAAGACGATGAATCGATGATAGCCATATGGTCCGACCACATCGGCTTGGCGAAGTTTGCGAAAAACTATTTCGAATACCTCTGGAGAGAAAGCACACCATTCAAGCCCCGTCAATCAAAGAACTAG